In the Streptomyces sp. f51 genome, one interval contains:
- a CDS encoding SigE family RNA polymerase sigma factor yields the protein MGDRKQARDAEFQAFVVGRWPRLMRTAFLLTGERHAAEDLAQTTLEQVYVAWRRVGSADEPEAYVRRVMINAHARGHRRKLKEFLAPKDDSGLGREVPDGSDPIGRADDRGALVTALAGLPPRQRQAVVLRYWEDLSESQAAEAMGCSVGAVKSNAAKGIAKLRVLPGLADRVTHEGRK from the coding sequence ATGGGGGATCGGAAACAGGCTCGGGACGCGGAGTTCCAGGCCTTCGTCGTCGGCCGCTGGCCGCGGCTGATGCGTACGGCCTTCCTCCTGACGGGGGAGCGGCACGCCGCCGAGGACCTGGCCCAGACGACGCTGGAGCAGGTGTACGTGGCCTGGCGCAGGGTCGGTTCGGCCGACGAGCCGGAGGCGTACGTACGGCGCGTGATGATCAACGCGCACGCACGCGGACACCGCAGGAAGCTCAAGGAGTTCCTCGCCCCGAAGGACGACTCGGGGCTGGGCCGCGAGGTGCCCGACGGCAGTGACCCGATCGGCCGCGCCGACGACCGCGGCGCCCTGGTCACGGCACTGGCCGGGCTGCCGCCGCGTCAGCGACAGGCGGTGGTCCTGCGCTACTGGGAGGACCTGAGCGAGAGCCAGGCGGCCGAGGCGATGGGCTGCTCGGTGGGCGCGGTGAAGAGCAACGCGGCCAAGGGGATCGCGAAACTCCGTGTCCTGCCCGGCTTGGCGGACAGGGTGACGCACGAGGGGCGGAAGTGA
- a CDS encoding MFS transporter, translated as MTLMLRAVEDTRTSARTAPPTWLVIALACAGQFLVVLDVSVVNVALPSMRADLGLSATGLQWVVNAYSIAFAGFMLLGGRAGDLYGRKRMFLVGLALFTLASAAGGLAQEGTQLLLARAAQGLGAAVLAPSTLTILTSAVPEGAARARAIATWTAVGAGGGAAGGLVGGLLVDGLSWRWVLLINVPVGAIVLAGAARRLTESRAGDGRRLDLPGALLVTAGLATLAYGIVQTEAEGWAAAATLVPLCAGAALIGVFLAVEAWTAAPLMPLKLLRLRSVSSANAAMFVSGSAMFCMWFFMTLYAQNVLGYSPLGAGLALVPSSLAVVIGSKTAPRLMPVVGARNVAVIGTLLAAAGFGWQSTMTADGSYLTAIMLPGVLMMAGAGLAATPLAALATSGAVPEDAGLVSGLVNTSRVMGGSLGLAIMSTIAATRTGGSVSGEALTAGYALAFRVSGVMLLAGALMMLLWLPRGISRR; from the coding sequence ATGACACTCATGCTCCGAGCCGTTGAAGACACCAGGACGTCAGCCCGTACCGCCCCGCCCACCTGGCTGGTGATCGCGCTCGCGTGTGCCGGACAGTTCCTGGTCGTCCTGGACGTGTCCGTCGTCAACGTGGCCCTGCCCTCCATGCGGGCCGACCTCGGGCTGAGCGCCACCGGACTCCAGTGGGTGGTGAACGCCTACTCGATCGCCTTCGCCGGATTCATGCTGCTCGGCGGGCGGGCCGGTGACCTGTACGGGCGCAAGCGGATGTTCCTGGTGGGCCTCGCGCTCTTCACCCTCGCCTCGGCCGCCGGCGGCCTCGCCCAGGAAGGCACCCAACTGCTCCTCGCGCGCGCCGCGCAGGGGCTGGGGGCCGCGGTGCTCGCGCCCTCGACCCTGACGATCCTGACCTCGGCCGTCCCCGAGGGCGCGGCCCGCGCACGGGCCATCGCGACCTGGACCGCCGTGGGCGCCGGCGGCGGCGCGGCGGGCGGACTCGTCGGCGGACTGCTGGTCGACGGTCTGTCGTGGCGCTGGGTGCTCCTCATCAACGTCCCCGTCGGAGCGATCGTGCTGGCCGGCGCGGCCCGCCGGCTGACGGAGAGCCGGGCCGGGGACGGACGGCGGCTCGACCTGCCGGGCGCCCTCCTGGTGACGGCGGGACTCGCGACCCTGGCGTACGGGATCGTGCAGACGGAGGCCGAGGGCTGGGCCGCGGCGGCGACGCTCGTGCCGCTCTGCGCGGGAGCCGCTCTCATCGGGGTGTTCCTGGCCGTCGAGGCGTGGACGGCGGCGCCGCTGATGCCGCTGAAGCTGCTGCGGCTGCGGTCGGTGTCCTCGGCGAACGCGGCCATGTTCGTCTCCGGTTCCGCGATGTTCTGCATGTGGTTCTTCATGACGCTGTACGCGCAGAACGTGCTCGGCTACTCGCCGCTGGGCGCGGGCCTGGCCCTGGTGCCCAGCTCCCTGGCCGTGGTCATCGGCTCGAAGACGGCGCCGCGCCTGATGCCGGTCGTCGGGGCGCGCAACGTGGCGGTCATCGGCACGCTCCTGGCCGCGGCCGGCTTCGGCTGGCAGTCGACCATGACGGCGGACGGCTCGTACCTCACGGCGATCATGCTGCCCGGCGTCCTGATGATGGCGGGCGCCGGTCTGGCCGCGACACCGCTGGCCGCGCTCGCGACCTCGGGCGCGGTGCCGGAGGACGCCGGGCTGGTGTCGGGACTGGTCAACACCTCACGGGTGATGGGCGGTTCGCTGGGACTCGCGATCATGTCCACGATCGCGGCGACCCGGACCGGCGGAAGTGTCTCCGGCGAGGCGCTGACCGCCGGATACGCCCTGGCGTTCCGGGTCAGCGGCGTGATGCTGCTGGCCGGCGCGCTGATGATGCTCCTGTGGCTGCCGCGGGGAATCTCCCGGCGGTGA
- a CDS encoding lipid-transfer protein: MRTYVVGVGMTRFEKPETREWPYWDMVREAGTAALADAGIAYTDVEQVPVGHCFQPSTAGQRAAYELGLTGVPVYNVNNNCATGASAFMLARQFVQGGVSDCVLALGFEKMKRGSLGSGADGGDFATSPVARHYGIMAARHGFEMSPPTAQIFGDAAREHMERYGTTEAQLAAVGAKNHRHSANNPYAQFQDVYSVEEILAAKAVHRPLTRLQCSPTSDGAAAAVVVSERFAERHGLEDRAVEIVAQAMTTDTEESFASGSCIDVVGLPMSREAARRVYERSGLGIEDVDVVELHDCFSVNELLTYEALGMCAEGESGPLVESGATTYGGRWVVNPSGGLISKGHPLGATGIAQVAELVWQLRGEAEARQVPGARVALAHNIGLGGAAVVTLLRRS, encoded by the coding sequence ATGAGGACGTACGTCGTCGGGGTCGGCATGACCCGGTTCGAGAAGCCCGAGACCCGCGAGTGGCCGTACTGGGACATGGTCCGGGAGGCCGGTACCGCCGCCCTGGCCGACGCCGGGATCGCCTACACGGACGTGGAACAGGTCCCGGTCGGCCACTGCTTCCAGCCCTCCACCGCCGGCCAGCGCGCCGCCTACGAACTCGGCCTGACCGGCGTGCCCGTGTACAACGTCAACAACAACTGCGCCACGGGGGCCAGCGCGTTCATGCTGGCCCGGCAGTTCGTCCAGGGCGGCGTCAGCGACTGCGTGCTCGCGCTCGGCTTCGAGAAGATGAAGCGGGGATCGCTCGGATCGGGCGCCGACGGCGGGGACTTCGCCACCTCGCCCGTCGCCCGGCACTACGGGATCATGGCCGCCCGGCACGGCTTCGAGATGTCCCCGCCCACCGCGCAGATCTTCGGCGACGCGGCCCGCGAGCACATGGAGCGGTACGGCACGACCGAGGCCCAGCTCGCCGCCGTCGGCGCCAAGAACCACCGCCACTCCGCGAACAACCCGTACGCCCAGTTCCAGGACGTGTACTCCGTCGAGGAGATCCTCGCCGCGAAGGCCGTGCACCGGCCGCTGACCCGGCTCCAGTGCTCGCCCACCTCGGACGGCGCCGCCGCGGCCGTCGTCGTGTCCGAACGGTTCGCCGAGCGGCACGGGCTGGAGGACCGGGCGGTCGAGATCGTCGCCCAGGCGATGACCACCGACACCGAGGAGTCCTTCGCCTCCGGCTCCTGCATCGACGTCGTCGGCCTGCCGATGTCGCGGGAGGCCGCGCGCCGGGTCTACGAACGCTCCGGGCTCGGCATCGAGGACGTGGACGTCGTGGAGCTCCACGACTGCTTCTCCGTCAACGAACTGCTGACCTACGAGGCGCTCGGCATGTGCGCGGAGGGGGAGTCGGGGCCCCTCGTGGAGTCGGGGGCCACCACGTACGGCGGACGCTGGGTGGTGAACCCCTCCGGCGGACTGATCTCCAAGGGCCATCCGCTGGGCGCGACGGGCATCGCCCAAGTCGCCGAGCTGGTCTGGCAGTTGAGAGGCGAGGCCGAGGCGCGGCAGGTCCCGGGGGCCCGGGTCGCCCTGGCCCACAACATCGGCCTCGGCGGCGCGGCGGTGGTGACACTCCTGCGCAGGTCCTAG
- a CDS encoding acyl-CoA dehydrogenase family protein, which produces MGIAVTPEQRELAEAVRGWIARAVPAGEVRKLLDSPGAGRPPFWDALAAQGLLAVHLPESLGGGGGDLVDLAVVVEEAARAALPGPFVANALATAVLAAERTGGAGGSGESGETGDTGGAGETGESGGSADSGGSAGSVRGAERADLLRALGRGERIGAVAFGTGSLTARAVDGGYVLDGTAPPVLSGADADVLVLAASSGTDTAPGPTLWCVADAADLAVRAHESADPTRATAEVRAREVRVPAGRVLAVGPSLVRDLAAVVLAADACGTAAWSLDTAAAHARVREQFGRPIGHFQGVKHLCADMLLRLEQARALTWDAARAAQEPPGVRELAAALAAGTALEAACSCAKDCVQILGGIGFTWEHDAHLYLRRALVARQLLGAGSGHLRRAVRLARDGVRRELRLELPPEAAGHRAAARAVIDRARGLSPADARRALAPTGYAAPHLPPPYGLGAGPVHQLAVQQELAAAGVRIGDLGIAAWVVPSLIAHGTPRQLERYLPPTLRGDLLWCQLFSEPGAGSDLASLRTRAERTADGRWRVNGQKVWTSAAQWADHGILLARTDPAAPKHKGLTYFVVDMKNTDGIDIRPLKEITGDSLFNEVWFDDVLLPADAVVGDVDDGWRVARTTLGNERVHMADQLTFDTGLEALIPADVDGARLGALLAEAHALACITLRTTLRQVSGVEPGAGASVRKLAQTAHQQRVAELALELLGPEGALREGPGKRAVHGFLLSRCLTIAGGTTQVQLNVVAERMLGLPRD; this is translated from the coding sequence ATGGGCATCGCGGTCACGCCGGAACAACGGGAGCTCGCCGAGGCCGTACGCGGCTGGATCGCCCGCGCCGTGCCGGCAGGGGAGGTCCGCAAGCTGCTGGACTCCCCGGGTGCCGGCCGGCCTCCGTTCTGGGACGCGCTCGCCGCGCAGGGGCTGCTCGCCGTGCACCTTCCGGAGAGCCTCGGCGGTGGCGGCGGGGATCTGGTGGACCTCGCCGTCGTCGTGGAGGAGGCCGCGCGGGCCGCACTGCCGGGACCGTTCGTCGCGAACGCGCTGGCGACGGCGGTGCTGGCGGCGGAACGCACGGGCGGGGCGGGCGGATCGGGTGAATCGGGCGAGACGGGTGACACGGGCGGGGCGGGTGAGACGGGGGAATCCGGTGGATCGGCCGATTCCGGTGGATCGGCCGGTTCCGTGCGCGGGGCGGAGCGGGCGGATCTCTTACGGGCCCTGGGACGCGGGGAGCGCATCGGCGCCGTCGCGTTCGGCACCGGCTCCCTGACGGCCCGGGCGGTCGACGGCGGGTACGTGCTGGACGGGACGGCGCCGCCCGTGCTCTCCGGCGCCGACGCGGACGTCCTCGTGCTGGCGGCGTCGAGCGGGACGGACACCGCTCCCGGCCCCACCCTGTGGTGCGTGGCGGACGCCGCCGATCTGGCCGTCAGGGCGCACGAGAGCGCCGATCCGACCAGGGCCACCGCCGAGGTCCGGGCGCGGGAGGTACGGGTTCCCGCCGGCCGCGTCCTCGCGGTCGGCCCGTCACTGGTCCGCGACCTCGCCGCCGTCGTCCTCGCCGCGGACGCCTGCGGCACCGCCGCCTGGTCGCTGGACACCGCCGCCGCGCACGCCAGGGTGCGCGAGCAGTTCGGCCGTCCCATCGGGCACTTCCAGGGCGTCAAGCACCTGTGCGCCGACATGCTGCTGCGGCTGGAACAGGCGCGGGCGCTCACCTGGGACGCGGCCCGCGCCGCGCAGGAGCCGCCCGGGGTACGGGAGCTGGCGGCCGCGCTCGCGGCCGGCACCGCCCTCGAAGCCGCCTGCTCCTGCGCCAAGGACTGTGTCCAGATCCTCGGCGGCATCGGGTTCACCTGGGAGCACGACGCCCATCTGTATCTGCGCCGGGCCCTGGTGGCGCGGCAGCTCCTCGGGGCCGGGAGCGGACACCTGCGGCGGGCGGTACGGCTCGCACGGGACGGCGTACGGCGGGAACTGCGCCTGGAGCTGCCGCCGGAGGCCGCCGGACACCGGGCCGCGGCCCGTGCGGTGATCGACCGTGCGCGCGGACTCTCTCCCGCGGACGCCCGCCGGGCTCTGGCGCCCACCGGGTACGCGGCCCCGCACCTGCCCCCGCCGTACGGCCTGGGCGCGGGCCCCGTCCACCAGCTGGCCGTGCAGCAGGAACTGGCCGCGGCCGGGGTGCGGATCGGCGATCTGGGGATCGCCGCCTGGGTCGTCCCGTCGCTCATCGCGCACGGCACTCCCCGGCAGCTGGAGCGCTATCTGCCGCCCACCCTGCGCGGCGACCTCCTGTGGTGCCAGCTCTTCTCGGAGCCCGGCGCCGGATCCGATCTCGCCTCCCTGCGCACCCGCGCCGAGCGGACGGCCGACGGCCGGTGGCGGGTCAACGGACAGAAGGTGTGGACGAGTGCGGCGCAGTGGGCCGACCACGGGATCCTGCTGGCCCGGACGGACCCGGCCGCGCCCAAGCACAAGGGACTCACCTACTTCGTCGTCGACATGAAGAACACCGACGGCATCGACATCCGCCCCCTGAAGGAGATCACCGGCGACTCCCTGTTCAACGAGGTCTGGTTCGACGACGTGCTGCTGCCCGCGGACGCGGTGGTCGGCGACGTCGACGACGGCTGGCGGGTCGCCCGCACCACGCTCGGCAACGAACGCGTCCACATGGCCGACCAGTTGACCTTCGACACCGGCCTCGAGGCACTGATTCCGGCCGATGTCGACGGCGCCCGGCTGGGCGCGCTGCTGGCCGAGGCCCACGCCCTGGCGTGCATCACCCTGCGCACCACCCTCCGCCAGGTCTCCGGCGTGGAGCCCGGCGCGGGCGCCAGTGTCCGCAAGCTGGCGCAGACCGCGCACCAGCAGCGGGTCGCCGAACTCGCCCTCGAACTCCTCGGCCCCGAGGGCGCGTTGCGTGAGGGGCCGGGGAAGCGGGCGGTGCACGGGTTCCTGCTCTCCCGGTGCCTGACCATCGCGGGGGGCACCACCCAGGTCCAGCTCAACGTCGTCGCCGAGCGCATGCTCGGCCTGCCACGTGACTAG
- a CDS encoding MFS transporter, translating to MTHTTTGSPVRRPGGATVPVLAFAGIVVAVMQTLLVPVIKDLPTLLDTAPSNATWVLTSTLLSGAVATPIMGRLGDLYGKRRMLLASLSVMVGGALVSALSSTLLPMIVGRSLQGFAMGAIPLGIGLMRDMLPREKLGSAMALMSSSIGVGGGLALPAAALVAQHADWHALFYGAAGLGVLSIALTLLVVPESPMRAEGTFDVLGAAGLSAGLVLFLLPITKGSDWGWTDLTTLGLFGASLVVLLLWGAMELRLKAPLVDLRTTARPAVLFTNLASIMVGVSFYVVSLVLPQLLQLPKSTGYGLGQSMVSAGLLVMPLGLTMMVTAPVYARLSAKYGPKVTLIIGMIIIGIGYGAGLGLMSAAWQSLVISVILGAGIGLAYSSLPALIIGSVPASETGAANGLNTLMRSIGTSVSSAVIGMVLANTAHHAGGVAIPTMHGFRVSFMIATGAVAVGLAMAFLLPGRRPATKPSLVASSEEDAALERAHEVLGGFHGKVLDADGGPVARAKVTLIDRHGRQAGATHSAEDGSYALAVPDRGAYVLAARAAGHGPLASSATHTGDDRPVVLDLSLPGENAGVTA from the coding sequence ATGACGCACACGACGACCGGCAGCCCCGTGCGGAGGCCGGGCGGCGCGACCGTGCCGGTGCTCGCCTTCGCGGGCATCGTTGTCGCGGTCATGCAGACCCTGCTCGTCCCGGTCATCAAGGACCTGCCGACGCTCCTGGACACCGCGCCCAGCAACGCCACCTGGGTCCTGACCTCGACCCTGCTCTCGGGCGCCGTGGCCACTCCGATCATGGGCCGCCTCGGCGACCTCTACGGCAAGCGGCGCATGCTGCTCGCCAGCCTGTCCGTGATGGTGGGCGGCGCCCTGGTCAGCGCGCTGAGCAGCACCCTGCTCCCGATGATCGTCGGCCGGAGCCTCCAGGGCTTCGCGATGGGCGCGATCCCCCTGGGCATCGGCCTGATGCGCGACATGCTGCCCCGCGAGAAGCTCGGCTCCGCGATGGCCCTGATGAGCTCCTCGATCGGCGTCGGCGGCGGACTCGCGCTGCCCGCCGCGGCCCTCGTCGCCCAGCACGCCGACTGGCACGCCCTCTTCTACGGCGCCGCCGGCCTCGGCGTCCTCTCCATCGCCCTGACCCTCCTCGTCGTACCGGAGTCCCCGATGCGCGCCGAGGGCACCTTCGACGTGCTGGGCGCGGCGGGCCTGTCCGCCGGGCTCGTGCTCTTCCTGCTGCCGATCACCAAGGGCAGCGACTGGGGCTGGACCGACCTCACCACGCTCGGCCTGTTCGGCGCCTCCCTCGTCGTGCTCCTGCTGTGGGGCGCGATGGAGCTGCGCCTGAAGGCCCCGCTGGTCGACCTGCGCACCACGGCCCGCCCCGCGGTCCTGTTCACCAACCTCGCCTCGATCATGGTCGGCGTCTCGTTCTACGTCGTCTCGCTGGTCCTGCCGCAGCTGCTCCAGCTCCCGAAGTCCACCGGCTACGGCCTCGGCCAGTCGATGGTGAGCGCGGGTCTGCTCGTCATGCCGCTCGGCCTGACGATGATGGTCACGGCGCCCGTGTACGCCCGTCTGTCCGCGAAGTACGGCCCGAAGGTCACCCTGATCATCGGCATGATCATCATCGGGATCGGCTACGGCGCCGGTCTCGGCCTGATGAGCGCCGCCTGGCAGTCGCTGGTCATCTCGGTCATCCTGGGCGCCGGCATCGGCCTCGCCTACTCCTCACTGCCCGCCCTGATCATCGGCTCCGTCCCGGCCTCGGAGACGGGCGCGGCCAACGGCCTGAACACCCTGATGCGCTCCATCGGCACATCGGTGTCGAGCGCCGTCATCGGCATGGTGCTCGCCAACACGGCGCACCACGCGGGCGGGGTCGCGATCCCGACCATGCACGGCTTCCGGGTCTCCTTCATGATCGCCACGGGTGCCGTCGCGGTCGGTCTGGCCATGGCGTTCCTCCTGCCGGGCCGCCGTCCCGCCACCAAGCCCTCGCTGGTCGCCAGCAGCGAGGAGGACGCGGCGCTGGAGCGGGCGCACGAGGTGCTCGGCGGTTTCCACGGCAAGGTCCTGGACGCCGACGGCGGTCCGGTCGCCCGCGCCAAGGTCACCCTGATCGACCGGCACGGCCGGCAGGCGGGTGCCACCCACTCCGCCGAGGACGGCAGCTACGCGCTCGCCGTGCCGGACCGGGGCGCGTACGTCCTCGCCGCGCGGGCAGCGGGCCACGGCCCGCTCGCCTCGTCGGCCACGCACACGGGCGACGACCGGCCGGTCGTCCTCGACCTGTCGCTCCCGGGCGAGAACGCCGGCGTCACGGCGTGA
- a CDS encoding class I SAM-dependent methyltransferase, protein MPAAPKPEILAAFEAAKGFMPLDEGLALHEAAVEAGRLGLPLLEVGTYCGRSTILLADAAREAGVTAITVDHHRGSEEQQPGWEYHDPSTVDPEIGLMDTLPTFRRTLHRAGLEDHVVALVGRSPQIAAFWGTPLGLVFIDGGHTDEHANGDYEGWAPHVAEGGLLVIHDVFPDPVDEFTGQAPYRVYLRALESGEFTETAVTGSLRVLRRTGTGIRAHG, encoded by the coding sequence ATGCCCGCGGCACCCAAGCCCGAGATCCTCGCCGCCTTCGAGGCCGCGAAGGGGTTCATGCCGCTCGACGAGGGGCTGGCGCTGCACGAGGCCGCCGTCGAGGCCGGACGGCTCGGGCTGCCGCTCCTGGAGGTCGGCACGTACTGCGGCCGTTCCACGATCCTGCTCGCCGACGCGGCCCGCGAGGCCGGGGTGACCGCGATCACGGTCGACCACCACCGCGGCAGCGAGGAGCAGCAGCCGGGCTGGGAGTACCACGACCCGTCCACGGTCGACCCGGAGATCGGCCTGATGGACACGCTCCCCACCTTCCGCCGCACCCTGCACCGGGCGGGCCTGGAGGACCACGTGGTCGCGCTGGTCGGCCGTTCGCCGCAGATCGCCGCCTTCTGGGGCACGCCCCTCGGCCTCGTATTCATCGACGGCGGCCACACCGACGAACACGCGAACGGCGACTACGAGGGCTGGGCCCCGCACGTCGCCGAGGGCGGCCTCCTGGTCATCCACGACGTGTTCCCCGACCCCGTGGACGAGTTCACCGGTCAGGCTCCCTACCGCGTCTACCTCCGGGCCCTGGAATCGGGCGAGTTCACCGAGACGGCCGTGACCGGCTCACTGCGCGTCCTGCGGCGAACCGGCACAGGGATCCGGGCGCACGGTTAG
- a CDS encoding N-acetylmuramoyl-L-alanine amidase — MSYVGPDFDPPQPRRFRRGPLTVALAALVPGALAGWLVWQAVGDDSGGGSDRAVPASSSSAPRSADSADSADSAASPSSSRPSASATDDAKPGKPSAPASSSAPAAPGSGSGSLKGKVIVIDPGHNPNNFRHTSEINRKVNIGTNWKECDTTGTSTNAGYTEARFTLDVANRMRAILEKEGATVKLTQDGDRSFGPCIDERARIGNAAHADAVVSIHADGSAAGNRGFHVILPASVHAGAADTRPIVAASRDLGEHIAGLFVRETGSAPSNYVGDGTGLVVRKDLGGLNLSTVPKVFIECGNMRDTKDAALLTSGAWREKAARGISEGIVGFLHG; from the coding sequence GTGTCGTACGTAGGCCCAGACTTCGATCCGCCCCAGCCGCGCCGTTTCCGGCGCGGTCCGCTCACCGTCGCGCTCGCCGCGCTCGTACCCGGCGCGCTGGCCGGCTGGCTGGTGTGGCAGGCCGTGGGAGACGACTCGGGGGGCGGCTCCGACCGCGCCGTTCCCGCGTCCTCGTCCTCCGCGCCCCGCTCCGCCGACTCCGCCGACTCCGCCGACTCCGCCGCCTCACCCTCCTCCTCGCGTCCGTCCGCCTCCGCGACGGACGACGCCAAGCCGGGCAAGCCGTCGGCCCCGGCATCCTCCTCGGCACCCGCCGCCCCCGGCTCGGGCTCCGGCTCGCTCAAGGGCAAGGTCATCGTCATCGACCCGGGGCACAACCCGAACAACTTCCGGCACACGTCCGAGATCAACCGCAAGGTGAACATCGGGACGAACTGGAAGGAGTGCGACACCACCGGAACGTCGACCAACGCGGGCTACACGGAAGCCCGGTTCACCCTCGACGTCGCGAACCGGATGCGGGCGATCCTCGAAAAGGAGGGCGCCACGGTGAAGTTGACCCAGGACGGCGACCGCTCCTTCGGCCCCTGCATCGACGAACGGGCCCGTATCGGCAACGCGGCGCACGCGGACGCGGTCGTCTCCATCCACGCCGACGGATCGGCGGCCGGCAACCGCGGCTTCCATGTGATCCTCCCGGCGTCGGTGCACGCGGGCGCCGCCGACACCCGCCCGATCGTCGCCGCCTCCCGCGACCTCGGCGAGCACATCGCGGGCCTGTTCGTCCGCGAGACGGGCAGCGCGCCCTCCAACTACGTCGGTGACGGAACCGGACTGGTGGTCCGTAAGGATCTCGGCGGTCTCAATCTGTCAACGGTTCCCAAGGTGTTCATCGAGTGCGGCAACATGCGCGATACGAAGGACGCTGCGCTGCTCACCAGTGGCGCCTGGCGTGAGAAAGCGGCACGGGGGATCTCTGAAGGAATCGTTGGTTTCCTGCACGGGTAG